In the Cryptococcus neoformans var. neoformans JEC21 chromosome 1, complete sequence genome, one interval contains:
- a CDS encoding ATP dependent RNA helicase, putative, with protein MINSTNLNLTIKMSRPDEEELVDYDEAAEEILPPAPAAETNGDKADGDKKGSYVGIHSTGFRDFLLKPELLRAISDLGFEHPSEVQQECIPQAILGTDVLCQAKSGMGKTAVFVLAALQQIEPVDGEVSIIILCHTRELAYQIKNEFTRFSKFMTNVRTGVFYGGTPISADQEILANKEKCPHIVVGTPGRTMALVRDKKLNASKVKHFVLDECDKMLEQLDMRRDVQEIFRATPHHKQVMMFSATLSKDIRATCKKFMQSPLEIYVDDETKLTLHGLQQFYLKLEEREKNRKLNDLLDNLEFNQVCIFVKSVQRATQLDALLQECNFPSICIHSGLQQAERISRFQQFKAFEKRILVATDIFGRGIDVERVNVVINYDAPSDADSYLHRVGRAGRFGTKGLAISFVSSDADQEVLQRIQERFTVAIPTLPETVDPATYMTS; from the exons ATGATAAACAGCACCAACCTCAACTTGACCATCAAAATGTCCCGAcccgacgaagaagaacttGTTGACTACGATGAGGCCGCTGAGGAGATCCTgccccccgcccccgccgccgAGACCAACGGCGATAAGGCGGATGGTGACAAGAAGGGTTCATATGTCGGTATCCACTCGACCGGTTTCAG GGATTTCCTTTTGAAGCCCGAGCTCCTCCGAGCCATCTCTGATCTCGGTTTCGAGCACCCCTCTGAGG TTCAACAGGAATGTATTCCCCAGGCCATCCTCGGTACAGATGTTCTGTGTCAAGCCAAGTCTGGTATGGGTAAGACGGCTGTGTTTGTGCTTGCCGCTTTGCAACAGAT TGAACCCGTTGATGGCGAGGTTTCTATCATCATTCTCTGTCACACTCGAGAGCTTGCCTATCAGATCAAGAATGAGTTTACTCGTTTTTCCAAATTTATGACCAATGTCCGAACTGGTGTCTTCTACGGTGGTACTCCCATCTCTGCCGACCAGGAGATCCTTGCCAACAAGGAAAAGTGCCCTCACATCGTTGTTGGTACCCCTGGCCGAACCATGGCCCTCGTCCGTGACAAGAAGCTCAACGCAAGCAAGGTCAAGCACTTTGTTCTTGACGAGTGCGACAAGATGCTCGAACAACTTG ATATGCGACGAGACGTTCAGGAAATCTTCCGAGCCACGCCTCACCACAAGCAGGTTATGATGTTCTCCGCCACCCTTTCCAAGGACATCCGAGCTACTTGCAAAAAGTTTATGCAAAGC CCTCTTGAGATTTACGTCGATGATGAGACCAAGTTGACCCTCCACGGTCTTCAACAATTCTACCTCAAGCtcgaggagagggagaagaacagGAAGCTCAACGACTTGTTGGACAATCTCGAATTCAACCAGGTCTGCATCTTTGTCAAGTCTGTTCAACGTGCTACTCAGCTCGACGCTCTCTTGCAAGAGTGCAACTTCCCCTCCATCTGTATCCACTCTGGTCTTCAACAAGCCGAGCG AATCTCTCGATTCCAGCAGTTCAAGGCTTTTGAGAAGCGAATCCTCGTTGCTACCGACATCTTTGGTCGAGGTATCGATGTTGAGCGAGTGAACGTTGTCATCAACTAT GACGCTCCCTCGGATGCCGACTCTTACCTCCACCGAGTCGGTCGTGCTGGTCGATTCGGCACCAAGGGTCTTGCCATCTCCTTTGTCTCTAGCGACGCCGACCAAGAGGTCCTTCAAAGGATCCAGGAGCGGTTCACCGTTGCCATCCCCACTTTGCCCGAGACTGTCGACCCCGCCACTTACATGACTTCGTAA
- a CDS encoding ATP dependent RNA helicase, putative, giving the protein MSRPDEEELVDYDEAAEEILPPAPAAETNGDKADGDKKGSYVGIHSTGFRDFLLKPELLRAISDLGFEHPSEVQQECIPQAILGTDVLCQAKSGMGKTAVFVLAALQQIEPVDGEVSIIILCHTRELAYQIKNEFTRFSKFMTNVRTGVFYGGTPISADQEILANKEKCPHIVVGTPGRTMALVRDKKLNASKVKHFVLDECDKMLEQLDMRRDVQEIFRATPHHKQVMMFSATLSKDIRATCKKFMQSPLEIYVDDETKLTLHGLQQFYLKLEEREKNRKLNDLLDNLEFNQVCIFVKSVQRATQLDALLQECNFPSICIHSGLQQAERISRFQQFKAFEKRILVATDIFGRGIDVERVNVVINYDAPSDADSYLHRVGRAGRFGTKGLAISFVSSDADQEVLQRIQERFTVAIPTLPETVDPATYMTS; this is encoded by the exons ATGTCCCGAcccgacgaagaagaacttGTTGACTACGATGAGGCCGCTGAGGAGATCCTgccccccgcccccgccgccgAGACCAACGGCGATAAGGCGGATGGTGACAAGAAGGGTTCATATGTCGGTATCCACTCGACCGGTTTCAG GGATTTCCTTTTGAAGCCCGAGCTCCTCCGAGCCATCTCTGATCTCGGTTTCGAGCACCCCTCTGAGG TTCAACAGGAATGTATTCCCCAGGCCATCCTCGGTACAGATGTTCTGTGTCAAGCCAAGTCTGGTATGGGTAAGACGGCTGTGTTTGTGCTTGCCGCTTTGCAACAGAT TGAACCCGTTGATGGCGAGGTTTCTATCATCATTCTCTGTCACACTCGAGAGCTTGCCTATCAGATCAAGAATGAGTTTACTCGTTTTTCCAAATTTATGACCAATGTCCGAACTGGTGTCTTCTACGGTGGTACTCCCATCTCTGCCGACCAGGAGATCCTTGCCAACAAGGAAAAGTGCCCTCACATCGTTGTTGGTACCCCTGGCCGAACCATGGCCCTCGTCCGTGACAAGAAGCTCAACGCAAGCAAGGTCAAGCACTTTGTTCTTGACGAGTGCGACAAGATGCTCGAACAACTTG ATATGCGACGAGACGTTCAGGAAATCTTCCGAGCCACGCCTCACCACAAGCAGGTTATGATGTTCTCCGCCACCCTTTCCAAGGACATCCGAGCTACTTGCAAAAAGTTTATGCAAAGC CCTCTTGAGATTTACGTCGATGATGAGACCAAGTTGACCCTCCACGGTCTTCAACAATTCTACCTCAAGCtcgaggagagggagaagaacagGAAGCTCAACGACTTGTTGGACAATCTCGAATTCAACCAGGTCTGCATCTTTGTCAAGTCTGTTCAACGTGCTACTCAGCTCGACGCTCTCTTGCAAGAGTGCAACTTCCCCTCCATCTGTATCCACTCTGGTCTTCAACAAGCCGAGCG AATCTCTCGATTCCAGCAGTTCAAGGCTTTTGAGAAGCGAATCCTCGTTGCTACCGACATCTTTGGTCGAGGTATCGATGTTGAGCGAGTGAACGTTGTCATCAACTAT GACGCTCCCTCGGATGCCGACTCTTACCTCCACCGAGTCGGTCGTGCTGGTCGATTCGGCACCAAGGGTCTTGCCATCTCCTTTGTCTCTAGCGACGCCGACCAAGAGGTCCTTCAAAGGATCCAGGAGCGGTTCACCGTTGCCATCCCCACTTTGCCCGAGACTGTCGACCCCGCCACTTACATGACTTCGTAA
- a CDS encoding serine C-palmitoyltransferase, putative codes for MSPQPAPTEIPASLLPLLGALSSLLYTLQDLFHRVPGSPILLRYIKSSYQNDPWRSLLEVLLVAFALRTLLKGRTRGDEEGKNFIKLTEKEIDELVDDFQPQPLVDEPAEIDSFTLESVPVIHGPNGARVKLSPTGKTVLNMAIPDWVGFVEDDKMKEIAIDTLKEYGVGTCGPSGFYGTIDVHQQFEARVAEFLGTESAIIYSQSFALISSVIPAFAKRGDIIVADRGVNFAIHKGLQLSRCQIKWYAHGDMKDLERVLQNVDKERKRKGAKLTKMFIVAEGIFENDGMMLDLPKVIELKKKYKYRLILDESQSFGMIGQHGRGITEYYGIPAAEVDILLGSMANGLATGGGFCAGSKVVCVHQRINSSASVFSASLPSLLATTATHAVNVLASQPQLMSALQTNIAIFRQQLARLEPSEEGDKPNKDAIISIPSHTSSALIHIFLLNPPPTMEEEERLLQDVVDEALNSHGVLVTRARRLRGQEIFEPEPSLKIYISAVWSKKEVEKAGQGLRSALVKVVGKKK; via the exons ATGTCCCCGCAGCCAGCGCCCACAGAAATCCCGGCGTcgctcctccccctcctcggcgcgctctcctccctcctctaCACCCTCCAGGACCTCTTCCACCGGGTCCCCGGCtcccccatcctcctccgctACATCAAGTCCTCCTACCAGAATGACCCGTGGAGGAGTCTGCTCGAGGTCTTGCTCGTCGCGTTTGCGTTGCGGACGTTGCTGAAGGGCAGGACGAGGGGCGAcgaggaaggcaagaacTTTATCAAGCTTACGGAAAAG GAAATTGACGAGCTCGTGGACGACTTTCAACCCCAGCCTCTTGTCGATGAGCCTGCAGAGATCGACTCATTCACGCTCGAGAGTGTTCCCGTCATCCACGGTCCCAATGGTGCCCGTGTAAAGCTCTCTCCTACTGGCAAGACT GTCCTGAACATGGCTATCCCTGATTGGGTTGGATTCGTTGAGGAcgacaagatgaaggagatcGCTATCGACACCCTCAAGGAATATGGTGTGGGTACTTGTGGTCCTTCGGGGTTCTATGGTACCATCG ACGTGCACCAGCAGTTCGAAGCGCGTGTGGCCGAGTTTCTTGGTACCGAATCCGCCATCATCTACTCCCAGTCGTTTGCTCTCATTTCTTCCGTCATCCCGGCCTTTGCCAAGCGAGGCGACATTATCGTTGCCGACCGCGGTGTCAACTTTGCCATTCACAAAGGACTTCAGCTTTCTCGGTGCCAGATCAAATGGTATGCCCACGGCGATATGAAGGACCTTGAGCGTGTCTTGCAGAATGTCGACAAAGAAAGGAAGCGCAAGGGCGCCAAGTTGACCAAGATGTTTATCGTTGCTGAAGGTATCTTTGAGAATGACGGCATGATGCTTGACTTGCCTAAAGTC ATTGAGCTCAAGAAAAAGTACAAGTACCGACTCATCCTCGACGAGTCTCAGTCCTTTGGAATGATCGGCCAGCACGGCAGAGGTATTACTGAATACTATGGCATCCCC GCTGCCGAGGTCGACATCCTTCTTGGTTCCATGGCCAACGGTCTCGCAACCGGTGGTGGTTTCTGTGCTGGCTCCAAGGTCGTCTGTGTTCACCAACGTATCAACTCATCCGCATCTGTTTTCTCggcctctcttccctctttgCTTGCTACCACCGCAACCCACGCAGTCAACGTCCTCGCTTCCCAGCCGCAGCTCATGTCTGCTCTTCAAACCAATATTGCCATCTTCCGCCAACAGCTTGCCCGCCTCGAACCTAGTGAGGAGGGTGACAAGCCCAACAAGGacgccatcatctccattccttcccACACCTCTTCTGCACTCATACACATTTTCTTGCTCAATCCTCCCCCgacgatggaggaggaagagaggctttTGCAGGATGTTGTAGACGAAGCTCTCAATTCTCACGGCGTGCTTGTCACTCGCGCTAGACGCTTGAGAGGACAAGAGATCTTTGAACCTGAACCCAGTTTAAAAATTTATATCAGTGCTGTATggagcaagaaggaagtggaAAAGGCTGGACAGGGATTAAGATCGGCGCTTGTCAAAGTCGTTGGCA AGAAAAAATAA
- a CDS encoding imidazoleglycerol phosphate synthase, putative, whose product MAATQLPILEVGQPKGHSPQTKPKLYILDYGAGNVRSLANSINKLGYEFEWIKDESDFDKAEKLIFPGVGSFAQATSSLRTSGLHSRLLKYIASGKPYFGICIGMQVLFSSSSESPGSEGLGVVPFAITEFKVEDNYEGGNGRKSVPHMGWNKAWKAWKSEGDEKGTETLMVDDDYYFVHSYAALLPDPSASAPPNEVADFAYTLSRYGSETFISSIRRDNVFAVQFHPEKSGPAGLDMLKRWLDAPVDSLSSSPANPASTSVGKTWQPVNPSPLRAKGNGLTNRIVACLDVRSNDAGDLVVTKGDQYDVREKSSDKAVRNLGKPVELAQRYYLSGADEVAFLNITSFRSSALLDQPMLDVVRAAAETVFVPLTIGGGIKDTTDPDGTFHPALEVAGAYFRSGADKVSIGSEAVIAVEEMLEREARGEPALTGKTGIETISKGYGRQAVVVSIDPKRVYVDTSAPGWLESFPAKHRASLIIGDNATSRTAPQEKGKAWWYQCTISGGRAVRDIDVVQLAQGVERLGAGEILLNSVDRDGSGQGFDLDLVKLVKNAVGIPVVSSSGAGSPADFEEVFRETGTEAALAAGIFHRGEVGIDEVKGWLEGKEMAVRKTALPTV is encoded by the exons ATGGCCGCCACTCAACTCCCCATCCTAGAGGTAGGCCAGCCAAAAGGTCACTCTCCGCAGACAAAACCCAAGCTCTATATCCTCGACTACGGAGCAGGCAACGTTCGAAG TTTGGCGAACTCTATAAACAAGCTTGGATACGAGTTTGAATGGATCAAGGATGAGAGCGACTTTGACAAGGCTGAG AAACTCATCTTTCCAGGTGTTGGTTCTTTTGCCCAAGCCACCAGCTCTCTCCGAACTTCTGGTCTCCACTCCCGCCTTCTCAAATACATTGCCTCTGGGAAACCCTACTTTGGCATCTGCATCGGTATGCAagtcctcttctcctcttcctccgaatCACCCGGCTCTGAAGGATTGGGCGTTGTGCCCTTCGCCATTACTGAATTCAAGGTGGAGGACAATTACGAGGGCGGTAACGGAAGGAAAAGTGTGCCTCACATGGGATGGAacaaggcttggaaggCGTGGAAGtctgaaggagatgagaagggGACAGAGACTTTGATGGTGGACGATGATTACTACTTTGTTCACTCCTACGCCGCTCTCCTCCCCGACCCCTCTGCCTCTGCTCCTCCCAATGAAGTCGCCGATTTCGCTTACACACTCTCAAGATACGGTTCCGAGactttcatctcttctatACGGCGTGATAATGTCTTTGCCGTGCAGTTCCACCCCGAAAAGAGTGGTCCTGCAGGTCTCGACATGTTGAAAAGGTGGCTCGATGCCCCTGTCGACAGTCTTTCGTCTTCCCCCGCCAACCCTGCTTCTACCTCTGTCGGCAAGACATGGCAACCCGTCAAcccctctcctctccgcGCCAAGGGCAACGGTTTGACCAACCGTATCGTCGCTTGTCTTGATGTCCGTTCCAACGATGCCGGTGACCTCGTCGTCACCAAGGGTGACCAGTACGACGTACGTGAAAAGTCTTCTGACAAGGCTGTCAGAAATTTGGGAAAGCCTGTCGAGTTGGCCCAAAGATATTATCTCTCCGGTGCAGATGAAGTCGCGTTCCTCAACATCACCAGCTTCCGATCTTCTGCTCTGCTCGACCAGCCTATGCTCGACGTTGTCAGGGCTGCCGCAGAAACCGTGTTTGTGCCTCTTACCATTGGCGGTGGAATCAAGGACACTACCGACCCGGACGGTACCTTCCACCCTGCTCTCGAAGTCGCCGGTGCCTACTTCCGTTCAGGAGCTGACAAGGTCTCCATTGGTAGTGAGGCCGTCATCGCGGTTGAGGAGATGCTTGAACGTGAAGCTCGAGGTGAACCTGCCTTGACTGGCAAGACTGGTATCGagaccatctccaaaggTTACGGACGACAAGCCGTCGTTGTCTCCATTGACCCCAAACGAGTTTACGTCGACACGTCTGCCCCCGGCTGGCTTGAATCCTTCCCCGCCAAGCACAGAGCCAGCTTGATCATTGGCGACAACGCTACCTCCCGCACCGCTCCTCAAGAAAAGGGCAAGGCTTGGTGGTACCAGTGCACCATCTCTGGCGGCCGTGCCGTGCGAGATATCGATGTCGTCCAGCTTGCTCAAGGTGTCGAGCGTCTCGGTGCGGGTGAGATTTTGCTCAACTCTGTGGACAGGGACGGTTCCGGTCAAGGTTTCGATCTTGATCTCGTCAAGCTCGTGAAGAACGCGGTTGGCATCCCCGTggtttcttcctctggaGCCGGAAGTCCTGCAGACTTTGAGGAGGTGTTCAGGGAGACTGGTACGGAAGCGGCATTGGCGGCTGGTATCTTCCACCGAGGTGAAGTTGGAATTGACGAGGTTAAGGGATGGTtggaaggcaaggagaTGGCTGTCAGGAAGACGGCTTTACCGACCGTATAG
- a CDS encoding alpha-1,6-mannosyltransferase, putative, whose product MDDPEKGFSPTSTPTTTAPPTRLSSPFLQHVSFAHIPNLHTQPQHSSSLLHIGLRRRRLISQIIIALGILSVVGWVVLGEYEMRDVITVISPEGKGQQRPHDAPIPGVVLGTNGKPMPLPDIEPTEPTDVQESSQYLPTPQEGDKGDEGGLSFAEKMAKLAHISPQKWGLDLSSSRLLNGLELWPSNPPINESAEALSVLGHFADDVYNYGPDTIGEYRKHLRAFINVGWPKELKGVLTKGLDRFTRSDEGPVEGEEGYWDWDREKYVWQTDKDLRHAESQEVGSWKDWRMDYEGWKWDLLTDDDANKWVKKNLAGTKIQEVWDSLPHGILRADTLRYLLVLLRGGIYSDTDTVLLKSPSHWGHGARLWNEGEGWLDEDQKKRLEEGAQIDEVLGKPSVIVGLEADVGDREDWHDWWPRPIQMVQWTMASTPSHPIALSAVLRILHSTATAISWAHENARVVNILKDQGRYKNAQDLASVSVLNEPKNGGPIGVMAWTGPGVWTDAVLSYLRVKYGIKWVDFKGIQEPLRVGDVVILPVTGFSPGVGNFGSQHRTHREAMVEHKFAGSWKNE is encoded by the exons ATGGACGACCCCGAGAAAGGCTTTTCGCCCACATCGACGCCCACTACCACAGCTCCACCAACTCGCCTTTCGTCCCCCTTCCTGCAACATGTCTCTTTCGCCCACATCCCCAATCTCCATACGCAGCCTCAgcactcttcatctctaCTCCATATAGGTCTCCGGAGACGCAGATTAATATCCCAAATCATTATTGCTCTAGGAATATTGAGCGTTGTTGGGTGGGTGGTACTGGGAGAATATGAGATGCGAGACGTCATAACTGTCATTAGTCCGGAAG gaaaaggacaaCAACGTCCTCACGACGCACCCATACCTGGTGTCGTACTAGGTACCAACGGAAAACCTATGCCGCTCCCCGACATCGAGCCGACGGAACCTACGGACGTCCAGGAAAGCTCGCAATATCTGCCCACCCCGCAAGAAGGAGACAAAGGCGATGAAGGAGGTCTTAGTTTCGCAGAAAAAATGGCAAAGCTCGCCCATATATCACCGCAAAAATGGGGCCTCgatctttcctcatcaagaTTATTAAACGGTCTTGAACTCTGGCCGTCCAATCCACCGATCAACGAGTCCGCTGAAGCGCTCTCTGTACTGGGACACTTTGCGGATGACGTCTACAATTATGGACCGGACACGATTGGAGAGTATAGAAAACATTTGCGGGCGTTTATCAACGTTGGGTGGCCGAAAGAGTTGAAGGGGGTTTTGACAAAGGGTTTGGACAGGTTTACGAGAAGTGACGAAGGGCCggtagaaggagaagagggatatTGGGATTGGGATAGGGAAAAATATGTGTGGCAGACGGACAAGGATTTGAGACACGCGGAGAGTCAAGAAGTTGGGAGCTGGAAGGATTGGAGGATGGATTATGAAGGCTGGAAATGGGATCTTTTGACTGATGA CGATGCTAATAAATGGGTCAAGAAAAATCTGGCAGGAACCAAAATTCAAGAAGTATGGGATAGCCTTCCTCACGGTATCTTACGTGCCGATACATTGCGTTATCTGCTTGTTCTCCTCCGAGGAGGAATTTACTCTGACACGGACACTGTCCTTCTCAAGTCGCCATCACATTGGGGTCATGGTGCTCGACTGTGGAATGAGGGTGAGGGATGGTTGGATGAggatcagaagaagaggttggaagagggagcTCAGATTGACGAGGTACTTGGGAAGCCGAGTGTGATTGTTGGTCTAGAAGCGGATGTTGGGGATAGAGAAGACTGGCATGACTGGTGGCCTCGACCT ATACAAATGGTTCAATGGACAATGGCTTCAACTCCCTCCCATCCAATCGCGCTGAGCGCCGTCCTTCGCATCCTCCATTCTACCGCCACTGCCATTTCCTGGGCACACGAAAACGCACGTGTTGTCAATATCCTCAAAGACCAAGGCCGCTACAAGAACGCCCAAGATCTTGCATCCGTCTCTGTCCTAAATGAACCCAAGAACGGAGGGCCGATAGGTGTGATGGCTTGGACAGGGCCTGGAGTGTGGACGGATGCGGTCTTGAGTTATCTTAGAGTCAAGTATGGAATAAAGTGGGTGGATTTCAAAGGGATACAAGAGCCTTTGCGAGTTGGGGATGTTGTCATCTTACCTG TAACTGGTTTCTCACCTGGAGTGGGCAACTTTGGCTCCCAGCATCGAACCC ACCGCGAAGCGATGGTAGAACATAAATTTGCTGGTAGCTGGAAAAACGAATAA
- a CDS encoding CAP64 gene product - related encodes MLSSNPSIPLSSIDFADNEGRRLSLITAEGRKMLTAHDGLPSPGNLTPTENESDIGEEADITDERSRQMRYSDDDENTLHTVDMEQPVGAAAIYTRDGHHKLSKVPSRGGIWHPDPRWDENATSRRASPAARPIDGEQFFATHNKTLPPILAFTPAVAAPSSTSVNTTSPAPEAREPQPRAQTAPSSPHQSPTATRQPSKHHHPLHDLRRFLNHTLGGRDKHANDHHHETSGPSTPSSPSMNAATPGMQRRGSGFSGLAAGGGGMTNAQATPAHSRHDKDKDHGAHTAHLMGFIRHHHRDNEGEKSHSSLASFFGHGDKKDKKRKEKGHTPVESTVGSAAPSRTQTLQMTGVESPRSAASSPSMTPADVSGYATPKNASEYPGVPHPVVALTHPSLHEATHAALSKKYGKWGKVLGSGAGGTVRLIKGSSKTGGALYAVKEFRPRRQGETEKEYQRKVTAEFCVGVTLRHVNVIETVDIVNDHNHYYEIMEYAPYDLFSVVMSGKMSRPEIYCVFRQIVDGVNYLHSMGLAHRDLKLDNCVMTSENIVKLIDFGTATVFHYPGKHQIPATGVVGSDPYLAPEVLSKNQYDPRLTDVWSCAIIFMCMILRRFPWKIPDYKTDMSFRLYVNTHPELCMKPPVPTPAPSLANGNEGGHTKVGGPHGLLPDGSSSLPFRAESNISGETAVDTHKGSPDSPPRNNGHLQGSPTSSSSGEAQLAQLHLRDDNNGKHKDPSDLSFPRRSDSIVSVPANRYATKGGLAPLQPKRQGTLPPSSLAVKDEHRGRSRAVSSPTSQPSTPTVDHRGNPINAADAGAEKKESTPESRAETQAKRERAASISSTRTFKSGGAESIFRLLPRESRSAILRMLAVEPSIRCTLSDLLVGSGKDKMMCSCGSEECSGSVAQPPTEITGISADEEDDGDEWVKNIDCCSHHVGRPSNHQHIKVVPEEKPKRKLFH; translated from the exons ATGCTGTCTTCGAACCCTTCaatccctctctcctctaTCGACTTTGCCGATAACGAAGGTCGTCGACTCTCGCTCATTACGGCCGAAGGCCGCAAGATGCTCACTGCTCACGACGGTCTTCCATCGCCGGGCAACTTGACACCGACTGAGAATGAGAGTGATattggggaagaagctgataTCACGGACGAGCGCTCAAGGCAGATGAGGTATtcggatgatgacgaaaaTACTCTTCATACGGTGGACATGGAGCAGCCTGTCGGAGCGGCAGCGATATATACGCGGGATGGACATCACAAGTTGTCCAAGGTACCCAGTAGAGGAGGTATCTGGCATCCGGATCCCAGATGG GACGAAAATGCGACTAGTCGTAGAGCGTCACCTGCTGCTCGACCTATCGACGGCGAACAATTTTTTGCTACCCATAACAAgacccttcctcccatcctcgCCTTTACCCCTGCGGTTGCCgcaccttcttcgacgTCTGTCAATACAACATCTCCGGCACCCGAAGCACGAGAACCTCAGCCTCGTGCTCAAACAGCGCCTTCCAGTCCTCATCAATCTCCTACAGCAACAAGGCAACCTTCAAAACATCACCATCCCTTGCATGATTTGCGACGGTTCCTGAACCATACATTGGGTGGACGAGATAAGCATGCTAATGATCATCACCATGAAACCTCTGGCCCGTCAACGCCGAGCTCGCCTTCAATGAACGCTGCTACGCCTGGCATGCAGCGTCGTGGTAGTGGTTTCAGCGGCTTGGCAGCTGGGGGAGGCGGCATGACGAATGCCCAAGCCACCCctgctcactctcgtcaTGACAAGGATAAGGATCATGGTGCGCACACCGCCCATCTTATGGGCTTTATACGTCATCATCACAGAGATAACGAAGGTGAGAAGTCACACTCTTCCCTTGCGTCATTCTTTGGACATGGCgacaagaaggataagaagaggaaggaaaagggacACACTCCTGTGGAGAGCACGGTGGGCAGCGCTGCTCCTAGTAGGACCCAGACGTTGCAGATGACTGGCGTCGAAAGCCCCAGATCAGCTGCTAGTAGTCCCAGCATGACTCCCGCCGATGTGTCCGGTTACGCCACTCCCAAGAACGCCTCTGAATACCCTGGTGTGCCCCATCCTGTCGTCGCGCTGACGCACCCATCTCTCCACGAAGCCACCCACGCTGCTCTCTCCAAAAAGTATGGTAAATGGGGCAAGGTTCTCGGCAGCGGTGCGGGCGGTACTGTGCGCTTGATCAAGGGAAGCTCCAAGACCGGCGGAGCTTTGTATGCGGTCAAGGAATTTAGGccaagaaggcaaggagagacggagaaggagtACCAGCGAAAGGTTACGGCAGAGTTTTGTGTGGGTGTGACGTTGAGGCATGTGAATGTGATTGAGACCGTGGATATTGTTAATGACCACAATCATTACTACGAG ATTATGGAGTACGCTCCTTATGACTTGTTCTCTGTTGTCATGTCTGGCAAGATGTCTCGTCCGGAAATCTACTGTGTCTTCCGTCAGATCGTCGACGGTGTCAACTACCTTCACTCGATGGGTCTTGCTCACCGAGATCTCAAGCTTGATAACTGTGTCATGACTTCTGAAAACATTGTCAAACTCATTGATTTCGGTACAGCCACCGTTTTCCACTACCCTGGCAAGCACCAAATTCCAGCGACTGGTGTTGTCGGGTCTGATCCTTATTTGGCGCCCGAGGTCCTCAGCAAGAACCAGTACGATCCACGATTGACCGATGTCTGGTCTtgcgccatcatcttcatgtgCATGATTCTCCGTCGATTCCCTTGGAAGATCCCCGATTACAAGACGGACATGTCATTCAGGCTCTATGTAAACACCCATCCTGAACTTTGTATGAAGCCTCCCGTGCCCACCCCTGCGCCAAGCCTTGCGAACGGGAATGAGGGCGGGCATACCAAAGTCGGCGGCCCTCATGGGCTTCTGCCTGATGGTTCTAGCTCTTTGCCTTTCAGGGCCGAGTCCAACATCAGCGGAGAAACCGCCGTTGACACGCACAAGGGATCGCCCGATTCGCCTCCGAGAAACAACGGCCATCTTCAAGGCTCTCCCACGAGCTCATCTTCCGGTGAGGCTCAACTTGCTCAACTTCATCTCCGTGATGACAACAATGGGAAGCACAAGGATCCTTCAGACCTCAGCTTCCCGAGGAGAAGCGATTCTATTGTTTCCGTGCCTGCGAACAGGTACGCCACCAAGGGCGGGCTTGCGCCTCTGCAGCCCAAGAGACAAGGTACTTTGCCTCCTTCGAGTTTGGCCGTGAAGGACGAACATAGGGGAAGGAGCAGGGCTGTATCTAGCCCCACTAGCCAGCCCTCTACACCTACAGTCGACCACCGAGGCAACCCAATCAATGCCGCTGACGCCGGtgcagagaagaaggaaagtaCGCCAGAGAGTAGAGCGGAGACTCAAGCCAAACGGGAACGTGCTGCCAgcatctcctccacccgTACTTTCAAAAGTGGCGGTGCTGAATCCATCTTCCGTCTTCTACCTCGAGAATCCCGTTCGGCGATCTTGCGCATGCTCGCTGTTGAGCCTTCAATCCGATGCACCCTTTCGGATCTGCTCGTTGGCTCAGGGAAGGATAAGATGATGTGCTCTTGTGGGTCTGAAGAGTGTTCGGGCAGTGTGGCGCAGCCCCCCACGGAGATTACGGGTATTAGTgcagatgaggaagatgatggagatgagtGGGTGAAGAATATTGATTGTTGTTCGCATCATGTGGGGAGACCGTCAAATCATCAGCATATCAAAGTGGTGCCGGAAGAAAAACCAAAGAGGAAGTTGTTCCATTAA